A section of the Humulus lupulus chromosome 2, drHumLupu1.1, whole genome shotgun sequence genome encodes:
- the LOC133814319 gene encoding phenolic glucoside malonyltransferase 2-like produces the protein MERSKTVVKIVEVCKVAPPPTTAASDQDSSSSPNSLPLTFFDIPWLRFPPVQRLFFYEFSNLDDHANKNTTSFFHSDILPKLKHSLSLTLQHFLPLAGNLTWPESSYKPIFVYVEGDEAVSLTVAETDADFYRLSGTNEFLEATEYHPLIPNLSVSHERAAALALQITFFPNCGFSIGMTMHHAALDGKSVQLFVKSWARMCRSRGEYYCSSDQLKPLYDRTVIKDPTGLDAIFAKQLRDLDNGPDNRSLIPWSFKQVPSGSVRGTFHLTHANIENLKQYLVKTNEQHHLSTFCVTCAYIWVCLNKAEETYHGSQMSALGFAVDSRSHLVDPVPETYFGNCHVGKVVFADAKRLVGKEGLAVAVKVIGGSISSLEIKGSVLNGAENLVSSFIESFSRSESDEGKARPIIYYIAGSPGFEVYSSDFGWGRPRKTDVVSIDRTRAVSLSETRNGDGVEAELVLKTQHMEAFASFFAKGLESISSNSS, from the coding sequence ATGGAACGATCAAAGACGGTGGTGAAAATAGTTGAAGTGTGCAAGGTGGCTCCTCCGCCTACTACTGCAGCCTCTGACCAAGACAGCTCTTCCTCTCCAAACTCTCTCCCTCTTACTTTCTTCGACATACCCTGGCTAAGGTTTCCACCTGTTCAACGCCTTTTTTTCTACGAGTTCTCAAACTTAGATGATCATGCAAACAAAAATACGACGTCGTTTTTCCACTCAGACATTCTTCCAAAGCTCAAACACTCCTTATCTCTCACCCTCCAACACTTCCTTCCCCTTGCCGGGAACCTCACTTGGCCTGAATCCTCTTACAAACCCATCTTTGTTTACGTTGAAGGCGACGAAGCCGTTTCGCTAACTGTGGCCGAGACCGACGCCGATTTCTACCGTCTCTCTGGCACAAATGAATTTTTAGAAGCCACTGAATACCATCCCCTTATCCCCAACTTGTCAGTTTCCCACGAACGAGCCGCGGCCTTGGCCTTGCAAATCACATTCTTTCCAAACTGCGGGTTTTCTATTGGAATGACCATGCACCATGCGGCCCTCGACGGCAAATCAGTTCAGTTGTTTGTCAAATCATGGGCTCGCATGTGCCGATCACGTGGTGAGTACTACTGCTCTTCGGATCAGTTAAAACCATTGTATGACAGAACCGTTATTAAGGACCCCACAGGGCTTGATGCCATCTTCGCAAAGCAGCTGCGAGATTTAGACAATGGACCTGACAATAGAAGCTTAATTCCTTGGAGTTTTAAACAAGTTCCGTCCGGTTCAGTTCGGGGCACCTTCCATTTGACACATGCGAACATCGAAAATCTGAAGCAATATTTGGTGAAGACGAACGAACAACATCATTTGTCTACGTTTTGTGTTACATGCGCCTATATTTGGGTTTGTTTAAATAAGGCAGAAGAAACATACCATGGCAGCCAAATGAGTGCTCTTGGCTTCGCCGTGGATTCTAGGTCTCACTTAGTGGATCCTGTCCCCGAAACCTACTTTGGAAATTGTCATGTGGGCAAGGTTGTTTTTGCAGACGCAAAACGGCTGGTGGGAAAAGAGGGCTTAGCCGTGGCTGTAAAAGTCATCGGTGGATCTATAAGTAGTTTGGAGATTAAGGGCTCAGTTTTGAATGGGGCAGAAAATTTGGTTTCAAGCTTTATAGAGTCGTTTTCACGAAGCGAATCTGATGAAGGTAAGGCTAGACCAATAATATACTACATTGCTGGTTCGCCTGGGTTTGAGGTTTATAGTAGTGACTTTGGGTGGGGAAGGCCGAGAAAGACAGATGTCGTTTCCATTGATAGAACAAGAGCGGTGAGTCTTTCGGAGACTAGAAATGGAGATGGAGTTGAAGCTGAGTTGGTTTTGAAAACACAGCATATGGAGGCTTTTGCTTCGTTCTTTGCTAAAGGTCTGGAATCTATATCTTCCAACTCATCATGA